The Elusimicrobium sp. DNA window ACGACCTGGCGGCCGTCCACTTCCATTTTGTCATAAGCCCCGCTGGGAACTACCCAGGTCAGCGCGGCCACAATCGCTACAATGGATAAAATAATAGCGAAAGTGTTGAGTTTGATTTTGGACAGAATTTTAGACATTTCTGCTGCGTAAACCTCGCGAATTTTAAGTATTAACAACAATTTAATATTCTACAAAATAACAGTTTGAAATAGTCAAAAAAATATTTACTTTTATCCGTACGCGCGTGCGTGATTTTTTATATACTTTACTTATATGCTCTACATTGTTCCCACACCGATCGGAAACCTGCAGGATATCACCCTGCGTGCTTTGGAAACGCTCAAAACGGCAGATGCCGTATTGTGCGAGGATACGCGCCGCACTCAAATTTTGCTTTCGCATTTCGGTTTTTCTAAACCGCTTTATCGTTATAACGAGAACGACGACCGTTCCGTAGAAAAATGCTTGGAAGCCTTGAAGAACGGAAAGAATTGTGCGCTCGTGTCCGATTGTGGCACTCCGTGTATTTCGGATCCGGGGTGGAAACTGGTAAAGCGTGCCGTAGAAGAAGGGATTAAAGTTTCTTCTTTACCGGGGCCCAGCGCGGTGGCTTGTGCGCTTGCCGGTGCGGGAATTACGGGCGGTGCTTTTACCTTTTTGGGCTTTTTGCCGCGTAAACCCGGAAAGGCCGCTAAACTCATTTCGGCCGCGTATGCCTTAAATCACCCGGTGGTGTTATATGAGTCGCCTTATCGGGTGGTAAAAATGCTGGAACTGATTTCCAAAACTTTGGGCGAACAAACCCCTATGGTATTGGCACGGGAACTTTCCAAGGTGTACGAAGAGTGGTTGCGCGGTACGGCACAAACTTTGGCAGAAGAGTTGGGGAAAAAGACCAAAGTGCAAGGCGAATTTGTGATGATTATAGACCGTCCGCATACGGAAGAAGAGGAAGAACCGCAAGATGCGCAAAACCCATATTTTTAAGACGGAGGAAATGACCCCCGAATACCTGCAAATGGCGGCCGGTGCACTGGCACAAGGAGCCGTGGCCGTAGTGCCGACCGATACTGTGTACGGCGTGGGAACGAGTGCATTTTGTGAAGAAAGTATCTTGCAGATTTACCGGCTTAAAGAAAGACCGACAGGGGTGCCTCTTCAAATTTTAACGGGTTCGGTGGCACAGGCCCGCGAGGTAGCTGTTTTTTCCGACCGGGCAGAACAATGTGCCCGCGCTTTTTGGCCCGGGGCATTAACGATGATATTGCCTCCAAACGAAAAAGGGCGTGCGCTGACCCGCGGCTTTGAAGGGTTGGGGCTTCGGGTACCGGGAAACAAATTTTTGGTTGATTTGCTCGTCCGTATGGCAGGCCCCATGGCTTGTACCAGTGCCAACTTGCACGGCCAGCCGACTTTGATAGACGAAAAAAGTATTTTGGAAACCTTTGACGGGAAAGTAGATTTTATTTTTTTAGGAGGTACCCTCAGCCCGGTATCTTCCAGTGTGGTAAATTTAACGGCAAACCCTACCCTTATACGGGAAGGGGGGGTTCCTAGGACGGAATTGGAACAAGTGCTGGGGCAACCCTTGCGCGTTTTATAACGGGAGAAAAATATGACCTTGTGGCAAATTTTAATTTCGTATTCGTTGTTGGTGGCGGCCTCTTTGTCGCTTTTGACTTATTGGATTACCAAAAAGTTCGTTCTTAAAAAAATGAGACGAACCATTATGAAGGCCGAACACAACTACCAACAACAAATTTCCACCTTGCAACAACAATTATCCGGTAAGGTAACCATGTTGGAAGGTATGGTGGAAAAACTGCGTCTTTCCAACCAGGAATTAAACCGCTTGAACGAAATTCGTTCCAAATTTATGTCCATTGTCGCGCACGATTTGCGCCAACCGCTTTCGTCGATTCAGGGGTTTACCTCGGTGCTGATGATGGATAACCCGCACGGTGGTTCCAGCGGAAGCGAACAAATGGCCTTAAACAACATCTTAAAAGCCACCGATAATATGAATATGCTGATGACGGACTTAATGGACATTTCCATGATGGAGTCCGGACGGTTCAAAATGGATGTGCGCCCGTTTGATTTCAATGCGTTACTGAGTGATGTAATCAGTTTGCAAACGGTAAACGCCCAAAAGAAAGGCATTTTTTTGCAAAAGTATGAGTATTCCAATGATGTAATGGTAGAGGCGGATCGCTTCCGTATTTCGCAAGTGATTAACAACCTGCTCGGCAATGCCATCAAATTTTCTCCGCAAGGCGGCCGGGTAGATGTGCGGTATGTAGCCACGGAAGAAAAAGTGACTTTCCGGGTAAGCGATAACGGGCCGGGAATTTTACATAGCGAGCAATTAAAAATCTTCCAAAAATTTCACCAATCCGATAACGACCGCACCCTCAAAAAACAAGGATGGGGATTGGGTTTATCCATCGCACAGGAAATTATCAACGCGCACGGGGGGGAAATCGGTGTGCAGAGTGCCGGGCTTGGGTTGGGCGCTACTTTCTGGTTTATTTTACCCCGCAAAGCGGCCGGTTTAGCCACCAAACTACATACCGAGTTAAACTCCCCGCAAGCATAGAGTTTTTAGTAAATAAATATCCCCCAGCTAGGCTGGGGGATATTTATTGTGAAAAATCAGCGTTCCCAACCGTGTAAATTTTTATAGTAAAAGTAATTTTTCAGTGCGCGTAGGTATTCAATATAACCATAGGCCCCTTCGTTTAGGTTGGTGTTATACCACAAGTATCCGTCTATCCCGGCACTAAACAATTTTTCTTCGGGTTCTTCGCCTCGGTCATACTTGCTGGAAGCGATAACGACCGTTTGGGGGGAAATGGTCCTCAGTTCCGGCATCATTACAAGCCCTGCGTAAGGAACGAGCAAGTCGGTAATGACTAAGTCGTATCGTCTTCCGTTGCGCATCTTGTTCATAAAATCAAAACCGTTCGGGAATATTTCTACTTGAGCGTTCTTCCCCAAAAATCCTTGTTCGGCCCATCTTTTAAAGTTCAGGCGGGGAAGGGCGTCGTCATTGATAAATGCAATACGCATATTTTCGGGAAGTTGGGCTAATAATTCTTCCCGTTCCAAAGCCGCTCTTTCCGGGGTAATGGGCGGATTACGCATTTTTTCGCGTACCACTGCGTAAGAATCCAACTCTTCTATTTCGTCCGGGTCGCGGATAAGCGTTTCCGAACGGGGGAGGAGATAATCGGTCCCGTCAGGGTTTAACAAGTTGAACTCTGTAGTTTTTAACACTCTGTCAGTGCGGAGAGAAAGCTCCGTCGGTTTCTGCAAGGCACTTTCCAGTAGTGGGTTAAAGCGGCTTAACATGGTAATCCAAAAATTTTCCTGCTGTTCCAAATACGGCTCGCTGGGTAGAGAGGAACGCAACGCTTGTACTTGGTGCAGCATGGAAAAAAGGGCGGTATTGAATTTTTCCCGTTCTTCTGAAAGCAAGGAGCGTCCTTCTCCCGGGATAGAGGCATACACAATCCACGGGAAAATCATGTCATGCGTTATTTGGCTTTGGGTAACTACTTGGGAATAAGTGTTTTTTAAATACTCCATGGTTTCTTTGGGGACGGGGTGCCTTAAAAACGAGGATAATTCCCCCAAAAAAGAAGGGCGCATTTGTATCCAAAGTGTGTTTAATTCGTCACGGGTTTGGCGCCAACGGGCACTTTCTTTGGCCATAATATAATTTTGGGTAAGGGTGTTTTCTATTTTGTACTGGGAGGCCGCTTCGGAAAAGGAAAAAGGCTGGCGTTTATTGGGGAAGGATTCGGATTGTACAACCACCAACGCTTGAGAGGGGTAGAGAGAATGACGAACTGCTTTTTTGTCGACAATAGGTATACCCCATGCAGCGGGCGGAGCAGATACATCCGGATAAGTTAAATGGGCGTCAATTTCTTTTAAAGGGAGGATACGCTGCACAGACCCCCGCACAGTGGGAGTAGTGGTAAGTGCTTTGGTAACATGATGGATATTTTTGGGATTCTTTTGAGCCGATACTTCACCCGAAAAAACCAATAACACCGGAGCAAGAAACAGAAAAAACATTTTGTTAATCATAACAAGGTTCCTCCTGTAAATAGCGTAACAAGTTTTAGCGTATTTAGCCAGGGGCAAAAGACCCAAAAGGAGTTAGGTCTAGAGAAAAGGACGGCCGATACCCCGGATTCTGTCAGCCCTTGCGGGCCGGGATAACCATTACTCTAAGCGGCCTACTTGGTCGCGAACGCGGGCAACGTGTGGACCGGCTTGGCCTTGCTCCATGCGGGGTTTACCGTGCCGCGCTTGTTGCCAAACGCGCGGTGCGCTCTTACCGCACCCTTTCACCCTTACCCTTGCGGGCGGTATATTTTCTGTTGCACTTTCCGTCCAACGGGGATATAGCCCCGCCGTCCCGCCCTTTCGAGCGGCGCACTGCCTTGTGGAGTCCGGAAGTTCCTCCCCCAAGCCGAACTCGGCCGGAGGCGGTTATCTGGGCCGTCCAATTCTATTTTACCAAAAAAGAAAGCGATTATAAATCGTCGAACAGGCTGGGTTGCTTCGGTTTAGGGGTTGTTTTGGGGGCCGCTTTTGCTGTCGGGCGGGGAACCGGGGTTACCTCCACCCCGTTTACCACATTGTCTTGGGATTGGGCGGGGATATCAATTTCGTTATCTTGCGGCAAGTGTTTAATGGGGTTAAAACCTAGCGATTGTTTAGCGTCCATGGCTTTATTCGCCAGCGCATCGGGGGCTTTATTTAAGTGGCGAAGCACATGCTTAATATGAATCGTAAAAGGAGTGGCCAAGCGGCGGATTACCTGCATGCGGGCGGCCAAATCGGGGTGTTTTATTTTATATTCCCCCAAGTATTGTTTTACCAAGAGTAAAGAGTCGGACTCGATAAACAGTTCTGTTGCGCCCAGTTCGGCGGCTTTAATAAGGGCCAGTTTAAGCGCAGTATATTCGGCTTGATTGTTGGTACAATGGGGCATAAAATACCCTTCCTGCGACAGGACTTTTCCGCCCAAATCGCAAATGACATAAGCCGCTGCCCCAAGGCCCGGATTTCCGCGAGAACCGCCATCAATGTTAATTTTTACTTGCATAGCACTATTGTAGCAAATTGAAACTATTCGTACTTAAGCGCATCTACCGGTTTTAAGTTGGAAGCCTTCCACGCCGGGTAGAGCGCAAAGATAAAACTGGTGGAAATGGCAATCAGGACAGACAATACCACCACCCACCACGAAAAAGTCATTTCTTTCGTGTTAACGGCCAAATGCAAAACGGCCCCGTAACCCAGCACCATACCGGCGATAGAACCGCAAAAGCCAAGCAACATGGCTTCCACCAAAAACTGGGTTAAAATATCCCTTCTTGTGGCTCCCAGGGCGCGGCGGATACCGATTTCTTTTGTGCGCGAAAAGATAACCGCCATGGTTACGTTCATAATACCGATACCGCCGGCAATCATGGCAATTAGCCCCAAAAAGAGCATATTGTTCAAGTCCTCACGGGCTTCTTTGGTTCGGGCTTTGGCGGTTTCGTGGAAAAATTTGATTTCGGGTTTTTCATTTTTACCGAATTGAGAACGCAGGAAGGTAGTTACGGTGTTGGCGGCTTGGCGGACGGTGCGTTCGTCTCCCGTTATCACGCGAATTTTTTCGGAAAAATTTTCTTGCCAGGCAGGTTGGAGTTCGTACCACGTGGTGTGCGGAATAAAAGCAGGAACGATACGTTCTTTTTCTTCGGGGAAACGGGGGTCGTCTTTGGCTTCGGGGGCATGCAAAATTCCTACCACGGTAAAGGACTCGTCGTTCATGGTAACCTGTTGACCCAGTAAATTATGCCGGTAGGTAAAATCTTTGATGTCTTGAGGGGGATCTTCGTCCGGGTCGTGATGGTTCCACTTCCACAAATCCCGTTCTTCTTTCTCATGCGGAAAAACCATCAATACCATCACGCGGTTTTTGTTTTCAATGTCCGTGTAGTTGATAAAACGCCCTTCCAGGCGATAAACAAAATTGGAATCTGCCCAAGACGGAAAAACCCCATAATTTAGAAAGGAACTGATGGTATTGTTTTTGTAATACATTCTTTCAAAAGAGTTATCTGTAACAAATGAAAGAGAGGTTTCTTCCGGGAGCATATTTTTGAGTTCTTGGTATTGGTCGGTATCCAACGGGTGTTCGGTGGAAACGTCCAATCTCCCCTTTCCGGCCAATTCCACCGCGCGTTCAATGTCTCTATAGCGTTGGCTGAGGATACTGAGTGTGTAAAAAAAGGTGGCAATACCGATAGCAATAGCAAAGAAACTTAAAAAACTACGCATCTTATGTGCGCGAATTTCGGCCCAACCGGTGGCTAGCAAGTCTATCAGTTTCATACGATTTTACCGTCCTTCATACGAATAACTCGGTGGGTATTTTCCGCCAATTTCGGGTCGTGCGTTACCATCACTAAGGTTAGCCCGTTTTTGTTAAGTTCGTGCAGTAAATCTATGACATCTTTGCTTGATTTAGAGTCCAAATTACCCGTCGGCTCGTCGGCCAAAATAATACGGGGGTTGTTGGCCAGTGCGCGCGCACAGGCCACGCGTTGGCATTGGCCTCCGGATAGTTGCAAAGGCGTGTTGGAAAGTTTGCTTTCAAGCCCTACCCTTTTAGCCAGTTCCCGTGCGCGGGGTAAAATTTCGTGGCGGGGAGTATCCGTATAACGCATCGGCAGGGCGATGTTTTCCAACACCGACAAGCGCGGCATCAAGTTAAAAGATTGAAAAATAAAACCGATATTTTCCCTTCTCATACGGGAACGGTGCAGATCGTTCATGTGTGCGGTGGGGGTGCCGTTTAATAAATACTCGCCTTGGGAAGGTTCGTCCAATAGTCCCAAAATGTTTAAGAGCGTGCTTTTTCCGCAACCGCTGGGGCCCATAATGGAGACAAATTCCCCTTCTTCTATTTGCAACGAAACCCCGTCCAGCGCGCGAAATTCTTCCGCCGCTTGATAAATTTTAACGAGGTTTTTGCAACAAATTACCATGATTCTCCGTACGGCAAAGTATTCAAAATTTTCTCTCCTTCTTGGAGCCCTTTGGTTACTTCCACCAAAGTATCGTTGGCAAGGCCCGTTTCGATTTCCACTTTTTCGGTTTTGTTGTTGCCGAGGTATTTGAAAACATAAGATTTTCCTTGTTTTTCAAATAAGGAAACGGCCGGGATTACGAGGACATCTTCCTTTTTTTCCAGTACGATAGATACATTGGCATTTACCCCCAGTAAAATGTTTTGTTTATTGCGGGGGAGTTCTACTAAAACCAAAAAGCCTTTGCTGTCGCTCCAGCGGCTTCCGCTTTTTTCTATTTGGGAAGAAATATGCGTAATCTTTCCTTTTAACGGGGGGGCTTTGTCTCCCAAGGCGGGAATTTTAATGTCCACCGGCATATTGTTGGAAAGTTTTAATACTTGCCGTTCCGTTACATACATGGGGATAACCAGCGTATCCATGTTTACCACACGCAAAAAGCAGGTGGCATTGTCGGCATTGTCGTAACTGCCGTTGAGGAAGGTTCCCAAGCGGGGAAGGGAAAGATCTCTTTCCGAAATGTCTTTATCGTAATCCATACTGTCGGCGTGGCATTTTACCACGGTGCCCGTAGCGGTAGATAAAATGGGCATAGGTTTATAATCTTCAAACTCGTTACGGCCGGGTTTAATAAGGCCCACTTCCTGCCCTTCTTTTACAAAATCGCCTTCTTTTACATACACGGCTTTTAAGATACCGCTGGGTTTGGCGGTTACTTTTTCGTCCTGCTTGGCAGTAATAGTACCGCTCGTTTTGAAAAAGAGTTCTATTTTATCCTTTTTGACGGTTTCAATGTCTTGTGGGGTAATCACATCGCCTTTAATTTTGGCAATTAAGGGTTTCACGCCAAAAAACCAGCCTGCCCATAAAATTGCCGCGGCCACTAGTAAATATACCAGGCGAAAGAGCCATTTTTTCCAAGATTTTTTCTTCATAAATCCTCCGGTTGATAGTCGTAAATTTTTTCACCCAACGCGTATTTATAGCGCAGGCGCGTAATGGTCAGCTCGGACAGCAGGGTGGCGTAATCTACTTGAGCGGAAATCATTTCCTGACGGGAAACGGTCAGATCCGTTGCGCTCATCAGTCCGTTTTTATATTTAAGTTGTGTGGCGGAAAATTTTTCTTCCGCCGCTTGCAAACGCAGTTTGGAAATATCCAAACTTTGCATTTTAAGCAACAGCGCGTTACGCGCTTCCACCACGGCGTCCCGCAAGGAGCGTAAAAATTGTTCGTAGTCCAAGTGTGCGTTTTCGTTTTCCAAACGGTTGGTTTGGCGATTGCGGTATTTGTCTATATAAAAGAAACCCAAGTCAAAACTCACTCCGGCGGAAATACCGTAGTTGTAGTCCCATAACTCGTGGTGATTGAGTCCGCGCCCGGTACTGGCAAACAAATTGACAAAAACGGACGGCAGGGTGTTGAGTTGGCTTTGCGTGTAGGATAAATCGCTTTGTCGCAATGTTAAGCGGCGGGTTCGGGCATCGTAGCGGTGGGCCAGGGCCCGGGTTAAGTCTTCCTCCAAAGAAGGCAGGGGGGCGATGTCCTCGCTGATGTGCTCGTCCAGCACGGCATGGGCTTCAATGGGGCGGTTAATGGCAATGTTGAAATTTTTAAGTTTGTTGGCATAATCGTTTTGAGCCGAAAAAAGGGACAACTGGCTACTGCGCCAACTGGTTTCACTGGATAACAAATCGGAGCGGGTTTTGAGGCCGTTATCGTAGAGAACTTTATCCTGTTCGTATTGTTTTTGCGCTACTTCCAAATCGTCTTGATACACTTGCATCAGTTTTTGTCCCAAAAGAAGGTCGTAATAAGTACGCACGGCATCTAGCACATATTGTTGAACGGCCGATTCGAAATTGATTTGAGCCGTTTGCCAGGAAAGGGAAGCCGACTTGTAGGATAGGAAATCTTTTCCGGTATTAAACAAATTCCACGAGCCGGAGGCCTGTGCCGAGGAATCGACCGAGCGAAAATCACTCCAGGAAGAGAAACGCTCCGCTCTGTTATACGATTTATCAGCCCCCGCAGAGACGGAAAAGGTAGGTAAAAAAGCGTCCGTGAAAGCGTTTTTATAGTGGTTCTCGGCAATGGAAAGGGTGTTTTTGTCCGCTTTTAATTCGGGGGAGTTTTGCAGGAAACCTTGGATATAAGTTTGCAGAGAAAAAGAATCTTCGGCGGGTTTGGGGGAAAGGGCTTCGTTCGTTGAGAAGTGAAGCGCATTTAGCATCAAGGCTTGGCACAAACACAAAAATATCCCGTAAAATTTACGCATAAACACCCTCCCGATTTTACCCTATTGTAGCAAATTGCCGTCAAGACGATACACACATTTCGTATAATAATGATTTACGATGAGGAGCGGAAAATGAAAATACGAAAAAGAAAATTGCATTTGAAGTTGAAATGGGGGCTTTTGCCCGGGGTAATTTGTGCTATTATTTCGGGCATTGTGTGCGGGTTGTTTTTCCCCGACGGGCTGACCCGTGCCGTGCTGACCTTTAACGGGTTGTTCGGTAATTTTTTGGGTTTTATGATTCCGCTTTTGATTGTGGGCCTGGTGGCTCCCGGTATTGCGGAATTGGGCCGAAGTGCCGGCAAACTGTTGTTTATTACGGCGGCTCTTGCCTATGCTTTTACCTTGGTGTCCGGCTTTTTTAGTTTTACGGTGGCCGATTTGGCCTTGCCGTATTTATTGGATCCTTCTTCCTTAAAAACACAATTTGCTTCCGCGGCGGAATTGAAACCGTATTTTACCATAGCCATGCCGCCTTTGATGGATGTGATGAGTGCGCTTGTGTTTGCATTTGCCTTGGGATTGGGCATGGCATCTATTCAGGGAGAACGCTTAAAGGGTATTATGGTTGATTTCCGCGATATTGTGGACAAAGTAATTTTGCGCGTCATTATTCCGCTCCTTCCCTATTACATTTTCGGTATTTTTTTGAATATGACGGTATCCGGCCAAGCCGTGGCGGTATTGGGTGTATTTGCCAAAATAATTGTGTTAATCTTTTTGATTACGGCCGTTATGTTGGTGTTGCAATTTACTTTGGCGGGAATTGTTGCGGGGAAAAATCCCTTTTCCATGCTTAAAGTGATGTTGGTATCGTACATGACGGCTTTAGGGACGCAATCTTCCGCCGCCACGATTCCGGTTACGCTCAAGCAAACCGTTAAAATCGGCGTGCGGGAAGAAGTCGCCGGTTTTGTGGTTCCGTTATGCGCTACGATTCATCTTTCGGGAAGTACCATGAAAATTGTAGCGTGTGCCTTGGCGATTTTATTTATGACGGGGGCTTCCGTTTCCGTGTGGCAATTTGCCGGTTTTATTTGTATGTTGGGAATTACCATGGTGGCGGCTCCGGGCGTTCCCGGGGGAGCGATTATGGCTGCCTTGGGCGTACTGCAAAGTATGCTGGGTTTCGGCGAGGCGGAATTGGGGCTGATGATTGCGCTTTATATTGCCATGGACTCCTTCGGTACGGCGTGTAATGTAACGGGAGACGGGGCCATAGCGACGATTGTGAATAAAATTTACTCCCGAAAAAACCCGCCGGGGGATACTCCGCAAGCGCCCAAAGCCGCTTAGGCATTTATTTTATCCGACAAAAAACCCCGGTAATACCCGGGGTTTTTTATCGGGGAAAGAGAACTTACACAAGCCCTTGATCCAACATAGCATCGGCCACCTTCTTAAACCCGGCAATGTTGGCCCCTGCCATATAGTTGCCTTTCATGCCGTACATTTCGGCAGCGGATAAACAACTGGCATGAATACTGTTCATGATGCGTTGCAGGTATTGGTCTACTTCTTCTCGAGTCCAATAAACGCGCATGCTGTTTTGAGTCATTTCCAAGCCCGATACCGCCACCCCGCCGGCGTTGGAGGCTTTACCGGGAGAATAAAGGATGCCGGCCTGCTGGAAGGATTCCACGGCACCGGGAGTACAAGGCATATTGGAACCTTCGCAGACGCATTGGCAACCGTTTTGTAATAACAATTTGGCATCTTCTTCGTGCAGTTCGTTTTCGCAAGCCGTCGGGCAGGCTACCTGACAAGGGATATCCCAGGTTTTTTTGCCGGGGCGGAATTCGGCCCCTGTAAATTTTTGGGCGTATTCCTTCAAACTGCCGCGGCGGACAAAAACCAAATCTTTTAAGAAGGCTAATTTTTCCGCATCTACACCGTCTTTATCGTAAATGCTTCCGTCGTAATCCATAAAACCTACCACTTTCCCGCCCAGTTGGGTGAGTTTTTCAATGGCGTAAATTCCCACATTTCCCGTACCGGAAACAATGCAGGTTTTGCCTTTGATTTCTTCTTGTCGGGTAGCCAGCATATTTTGCGCAAAATAGGCCACACCGTAACCGGTGGCTTCCGGCCGCAACAAACTGCCGCCCCAGTTGGGTTTTTTGCCGGTAAAAGCGCCGGTAAAATCGTTTGTTAATTTCTTATACTGCCCGAACATATAGCCGATTTCGCGCGCGCCGCAACCCAAATCTCCGGCGGGGATATCGGTGTGGTAGCCGATGTGGTGGTATAGTTCGTTGATAAACGAGTGGCAAAAACGCATTACTTCCGCGTCGCTTTTGCCGCGGGTGTCAAAATCGCTTCCGCCTTTTCCTCCGCCCAACGGGAGAGTGGTTAAACTGTTTTTGAAAGTTTGTTCGAACCCTAAGAACTTTAAGGAATCTTGCGTAACGGTTTGGTGAAAACGAATCCCGCCTTTGTACGGGCCGAGTGCGCTGTTGAACTGCACGCGGAAACCGCGGTTTACATGCACTTCGCCTTTATCGTCTTGCCACGGTACGCGAAAGATAATAATGCGTTCGGGTTCGGTTACGCGTTCCAAAATTTTTTCTTTTACATAAACGGGGTTTTGTTCCAAGACGGGTTTAAGGCTTCCCACTACTTCTTTTACGGCTTGGTGAAACACTTTTTGTGCAGGGTCCTTCTTTATTTGGTTTGCCAAAAAATCGGCGGTATAAGTGTTGATATCCATAAGTTCTCCTTGTGGGTGCATCTACCCTCATTATAAACTTATGGTTTACGGAAAGCAAGGAAAGTTTTTCGTTTGTAAAAATATGTTAATATATACAAAACTTACGCTGCGAGGACACGCATGAAACCGTCTCCCACTAATATTAAAAAGAAATTGAAAAGTATGTTTTCTGCTCCGGAACACCCCTCGAAACTTTCCGCCAATATGGAAGACTATTTAGAGGCCGTTTCTCTGTGCGCCAACGAGAAAGGCGTTGCCCGCGTGAGTGATATTCGGGATATGATGAATGTTAAAACACCCAGCGTAACGGGTGCCTTAAAGGCTTTGGCGGCGGGGGGATATGTGTGCCATCAACCGTACGGCGGAGTGGAACTGACCGCCAAAGGCCGCCGAACGGCGGAAGATGTAAAAAAACGCCACGCTATTTTAAGTCGTTTTCTCACGCAAGTATTGGGGGTCAATTCCAAAACGGCCGATTTAGATGCCTGTAAAATGGAGCATGCCATCAGCCGCGAGACCTTGGAAAAACTCCATACCTACTTACACAAAATAACCGGAACGGAAGAGTAAAAAATTATGGAAAAAGTCAGCCAACAATTGGAAAAAATTAAACAATTAACAAAAGAAAATAAATTTGACGAAGCCTTGGCTCTTTGCAGTGAGGCCGTGGGCGAATTTCCCCAGGTGGCCGAGTTGTATTACCAAAAGGCAGTTATTTTGTGGAACAAAAGCGAAGTGTTTGACCTTCCGCGGGAAGAATTTTCCGATTTATTAAAAAAAGCCACCGATTTGGATTCCCACTATTCCGAACCGCACAAATTATGGGGTTATGCCAATTTGTTGCTTGGGTACCCTGCACAGGCGGAGGCCGGTTATACCCGCGCTATCGCGGCTAACCCGCAGGATTGGGAAGCCTATGCCTATCGGGGGGAACTGTATAAACGCTACGAAATGTACGATAAAGCC harbors:
- a CDS encoding NADP-specific glutamate dehydrogenase, encoding MDINTYTADFLANQIKKDPAQKVFHQAVKEVVGSLKPVLEQNPVYVKEKILERVTEPERIIIFRVPWQDDKGEVHVNRGFRVQFNSALGPYKGGIRFHQTVTQDSLKFLGFEQTFKNSLTTLPLGGGKGGSDFDTRGKSDAEVMRFCHSFINELYHHIGYHTDIPAGDLGCGAREIGYMFGQYKKLTNDFTGAFTGKKPNWGGSLLRPEATGYGVAYFAQNMLATRQEEIKGKTCIVSGTGNVGIYAIEKLTQLGGKVVGFMDYDGSIYDKDGVDAEKLAFLKDLVFVRRGSLKEYAQKFTGAEFRPGKKTWDIPCQVACPTACENELHEEDAKLLLQNGCQCVCEGSNMPCTPGAVESFQQAGILYSPGKASNAGGVAVSGLEMTQNSMRVYWTREEVDQYLQRIMNSIHASCLSAAEMYGMKGNYMAGANIAGFKKVADAMLDQGLV
- a CDS encoding dicarboxylate/amino acid:cation symporter produces the protein MKIRKRKLHLKLKWGLLPGVICAIISGIVCGLFFPDGLTRAVLTFNGLFGNFLGFMIPLLIVGLVAPGIAELGRSAGKLLFITAALAYAFTLVSGFFSFTVADLALPYLLDPSSLKTQFASAAELKPYFTIAMPPLMDVMSALVFAFALGLGMASIQGERLKGIMVDFRDIVDKVILRVIIPLLPYYIFGIFLNMTVSGQAVAVLGVFAKIIVLIFLITAVMLVLQFTLAGIVAGKNPFSMLKVMLVSYMTALGTQSSAATIPVTLKQTVKIGVREEVAGFVVPLCATIHLSGSTMKIVACALAILFMTGASVSVWQFAGFICMLGITMVAAPGVPGGAIMAALGVLQSMLGFGEAELGLMIALYIAMDSFGTACNVTGDGAIATIVNKIYSRKNPPGDTPQAPKAA
- a CDS encoding metal-dependent transcriptional regulator, with the translated sequence MKPSPTNIKKKLKSMFSAPEHPSKLSANMEDYLEAVSLCANEKGVARVSDIRDMMNVKTPSVTGALKALAAGGYVCHQPYGGVELTAKGRRTAEDVKKRHAILSRFLTQVLGVNSKTADLDACKMEHAISRETLEKLHTYLHKITGTEE